The nucleotide window CGCGGCGTCCGCCGCGTCCGACAAGACGCGCTTCGCGTCGCCAGACGCAAAAACGGGACGGCATACAAAAATCCCCGGCGGCCGAAAAAAATGGCCGCCGGGGATTTTTTTGCGTGCCGCATGTCCCGCGCGAAACGCGGACGTCCGCTCCATGCCGACACGGTCTTCTCCGCGTTCCGGCGCCGGGGCGCCTTTTCGCGGTCACTGTCCGCCAGTCGGCTCCGGGGCTTTGAACGTGCCTTCGGAACGGGAGACGATCAGCGCCGTGGCCGCGTCGCCGGCGATGTTGGGGATCACGCGGGCCATGTTGAGGATGCGGTCGATACCGGCCAGCAGCCCGATCGCTTCCATGGGCAGATGGACCGAGGTGAGCACGATGGTCAGCATCACCAGCCCCGAGCCGGGCACGCCGGCGGTGCCAATGGAAGCCAGCGTGGCGGCGAGCATGATCATGACCTGATCGGCGACGGTGAGCGGTACGCCGAAGATCTGGGCCGTGAAGACCACGGCGATGGCTTCGTAGATGGCGGTGCCGTTCATGTTCATGACGGCGCCGAAGGGGATCACGAAGTTGGCCGTCTCCTCGTCGACGCCGAGTTTCTTCGTGCATTCGAGGTTGAGCGGGATCGTGGCGACGCTGGAACAGGTGGCGAAGACGAAGGTCATCGCTTCCTTCATCGTTTTCAGGAAACGGAGCGGGCTGACGCGCCCGATCACGCCGGCCATCAGACCGGCCTGAACGACGACCAGATAGAGGAACGAGGCGATGTACATGGCCGCGATCGCCTTAATGTAAGGGATGAGGATATCCGGGCCGTTGGCTCCCACGACCTGCGCCATCAGGCCGAAAACGCCGTAGGGCGTGAACTCGAGCACGATGGTGGTGATCTTTTTCATCGCTTCCTGTCCGGAGCGGAACATGTCGAGCAGCGCTTGCCCCTTGGGGCC belongs to Pyramidobacter piscolens W5455 and includes:
- a CDS encoding dicarboxylate/amino acid:cation symporter, translating into MGFIFKPWNKLSLFTRIMIGFALGVAAGLIFGRQAAVLKPLGTILTNLLTMVVAPLVLCLLVCAAADVGDGKKLGRMGVKTVVVFLVSTALAIVIGLIFANLMQVGTSVSIELAKESAKTAAKQVSMLDTLINVIPKNPFEALSKQNLLQIIFFALLLGFALMKIGPKGQALLDMFRSGQEAMKKITTIVLEFTPYGVFGLMAQVVGANGPDILIPYIKAIAAMYIASFLYLVVVQAGLMAGVIGRVSPLRFLKTMKEAMTFVFATCSSVATIPLNLECTKKLGVDEETANFVIPFGAVMNMNGTAIYEAIAVVFTAQIFGVPLTVADQVMIMLAATLASIGTAGVPGSGLVMLTIVLTSVHLPMEAIGLLAGIDRILNMARVIPNIAGDAATALIVSRSEGTFKAPEPTGGQ